A region of Candidatus Caldatribacterium sp. DNA encodes the following proteins:
- the recR gene encoding recombination protein RecR: MQEAYPESLDRVIRALSKLPGIGPKTAQRLAFYLVKSPSGELEELLRALEDMRRRIRFCKKCGFFSEEELCRICQDPSRETHTLCVVERPQDIFALERAGFRGRYHVLQGVLSPLSGIGPQDIRIPELFERIQEEAVKEVILALNPSVDGEATALYLAQKLSTFPVKVTLIARGLPSGGDLEFADEVTLAQALEGRREIRFGPGKEAL, encoded by the coding sequence GTGCAGGAGGCGTATCCTGAGTCACTGGACCGGGTTATTCGTGCCCTTTCAAAACTCCCCGGTATCGGTCCCAAAACTGCGCAAAGGCTTGCTTTCTACCTTGTGAAATCCCCCTCTGGTGAGCTCGAGGAGCTCCTGCGGGCTCTTGAGGACATGCGGCGGAGAATCCGCTTCTGCAAAAAGTGCGGCTTCTTCAGCGAAGAAGAGCTCTGCCGCATCTGCCAGGACCCCTCCCGTGAAACCCACACCCTCTGCGTGGTGGAACGACCCCAGGATATCTTTGCTTTAGAGCGGGCCGGTTTCCGGGGGCGGTACCATGTGCTCCAGGGGGTGCTGTCGCCTCTTTCGGGAATTGGTCCTCAGGACATCCGCATTCCCGAGCTCTTTGAAAGAATTCAGGAGGAAGCGGTGAAGGAGGTGATTCTGGCTCTGAATCCATCTGTGGACGGGGAAGCGACGGCTCTCTACCTCGCCCAGAAACTCAGCACTTTCCCCGTGAAAGTCACCCTCATTGCCCGGGGATTGCCCTCGGGAGGAGATCTCGAGTTCGCCGACGAGGTGACTCTTGCCCAGGCCCTTGAAGGGAGAAGGGAAATTCGTTTTGGTCCAGGAAAGGAGGCTCTCTAA
- a CDS encoding YbaB/EbfC family nucleoid-associated protein: MQNWKNLMREAQKMQAKLAKVQEELRQKVVEATSGGGMVRVSCNGQQEILSIHIDPELLEEKDIEMLQDLILVAVNEALHRSRELAQEELAKITGGFNIPGL, encoded by the coding sequence ATGCAGAACTGGAAAAATCTGATGAGAGAAGCCCAGAAGATGCAGGCTAAGCTGGCAAAGGTGCAGGAGGAGCTCCGGCAGAAAGTCGTGGAGGCCACAAGCGGTGGCGGCATGGTGCGGGTTTCCTGCAACGGCCAGCAGGAGATTCTGAGCATCCACATCGACCCTGAGCTCCTTGAGGAGAAAGATATCGAGATGCTCCAGGATCTCATTCTCGTTGCCGTGAACGAGGCGCTCCACAGGTCCCGGGAGCTTGCCCAGGAGGAACTGGCGAAAATCACTGGGGGCTTCAACATCCCAGGTCTTTGA
- the dnaX gene encoding DNA polymerase III subunit gamma/tau: MSYLALYRKWRPWRFEDIVGQDVVVRVLVNALRTQRVSHAYLFCGPRGVGKTTTARVLAQALNCEKGVTPEPCGTCPSCVAIQKGRSLDVIEIDAASHRGIDEIRELRENVKYAPFESRFKVYIIDEVHMLTQEAFNALLKTLEEPPEHVVFILATTDPRRLPETVLSRCVKLIFNPIPHEAIVAQLQKISSLEGFAVAEEVLHLVARKAGGSLRDAESLLEQLFALGEREISLSMAAKVLRDIEPRDLDAFFTTLREGNLEKTLITLEEWLSRGLGPEDISGSLAAYFRDLLVVLSVGEYNPLFGIPKSRWSVLRDLACGLTPSTLRQVLERLRVLEGDLRRLPYSRVLLEVALLDIIEYLGQKKESVPVPPPPQPEVDFWQEVLREIKRSKISLYAFLQLAEVRFEEPSRLVVAFGPDCRFHKESVERRENLEILEKAILRVRGKRCRIECVLKDGAAQAAVAPPVPEKNEKPTRSQVAERSTALPEILNLFEGTVVHYVPIEQPEQPKGRWEDAELEKSDERSPEDAG; encoded by the coding sequence TTGTCGTACCTTGCGCTCTACCGAAAGTGGAGGCCCTGGCGTTTTGAGGACATCGTCGGCCAGGATGTCGTCGTTCGGGTCCTTGTGAATGCGCTCCGCACCCAGCGCGTCTCCCATGCTTACCTCTTCTGTGGTCCCCGGGGAGTGGGGAAGACCACAACCGCCCGGGTGCTCGCGCAGGCGCTGAACTGCGAGAAGGGCGTAACGCCTGAGCCCTGCGGGACTTGCCCGTCCTGTGTGGCCATCCAGAAAGGAAGGTCTCTTGATGTGATTGAAATCGATGCGGCGTCCCACCGGGGGATTGACGAGATACGGGAGCTTCGGGAAAACGTGAAGTACGCGCCCTTTGAGTCCCGCTTCAAGGTGTACATCATCGACGAGGTCCACATGCTCACCCAGGAAGCCTTCAACGCCCTCCTCAAGACGCTTGAAGAACCCCCGGAGCATGTGGTCTTCATCCTTGCCACCACCGACCCGAGGCGCCTCCCTGAGACGGTTCTCTCCCGGTGCGTCAAGCTCATCTTCAACCCCATCCCTCACGAGGCCATTGTGGCCCAGCTTCAAAAGATTTCCTCCCTTGAGGGGTTTGCAGTTGCGGAAGAGGTTCTCCACCTTGTGGCCCGCAAGGCTGGGGGTTCCCTCCGGGATGCAGAGAGCCTCTTGGAGCAGCTTTTTGCCCTCGGGGAACGGGAGATTTCCCTCTCCATGGCGGCAAAGGTTTTGCGGGACATAGAACCCCGGGACCTTGATGCCTTTTTTACCACCCTCCGTGAGGGAAACCTTGAGAAAACCCTTATTACCCTTGAGGAGTGGCTCTCCCGGGGCCTTGGTCCTGAGGACATCTCGGGGAGCCTAGCCGCGTACTTCCGGGACCTCCTTGTGGTCCTCTCAGTGGGCGAGTACAATCCCCTTTTTGGCATTCCGAAATCCCGCTGGAGTGTTCTCCGGGACCTTGCCTGTGGCCTTACGCCTTCCACCCTGCGGCAGGTCCTTGAGCGCCTGCGGGTCCTTGAGGGGGACCTGCGGCGTCTCCCATACAGTCGCGTTTTGCTTGAAGTTGCCCTTCTCGATATAATAGAGTACTTGGGGCAGAAAAAGGAGAGCGTGCCGGTTCCACCCCCGCCGCAGCCGGAGGTGGATTTCTGGCAGGAGGTTCTCAGGGAAATCAAGCGCTCGAAGATATCCCTGTACGCTTTCCTGCAGCTTGCAGAGGTTCGCTTTGAGGAGCCCTCTCGTCTTGTGGTGGCCTTTGGACCGGACTGCCGGTTCCACAAGGAGAGCGTCGAGCGGCGGGAGAACCTCGAGATTCTTGAGAAGGCAATTCTCCGGGTGCGGGGAAAGCGATGTCGCATTGAGTGTGTTTTAAAGGACGGGGCCGCGCAGGCGGCGGTGGCCCCTCCGGTTCCTGAAAAGAACGAGAAGCCGACCCGCTCGCAGGTTGCCGAGCGGAGCACGGCGCTCCCGGAAATTCTCAACCTCTTTGAAGGGACCGTAGTGCACTACGTTCCCATCGAGCAACCCGAGCAACCCAAGGGCAGGTGGGAAGATGCAGAACTGGAAAAATCTGATGAGAGAAGCCCAGAAGATGCAGGCTAA